The genomic stretch ATGCCGAAGACCAGTTGGTTGTCATCGGTGCAAGAGGGGCCGGTGGCCGTGCAGGGCTGGATGCGTTCGGGAACAAGACCGACGTACAGCCCCATGTGCCAGAGGGCGATTGCGCCGCCGCCAAGCGCCAATGCGATGCCGTAGCGCCCCACGCGGCCGTCCCGCCACCAAAGGCCGAGCCCGAGGACAATGGCCAAGGGGAACATGAAGGCGCGCTGGAACCAGCACAGCACACAGGGCGTCTGCCCCAGCACCTCGCCGATAAAAAGCACGGCAAGTGAGGCGACGAGCGCGATGATCCACGCCAGCCCGAGGGCTGTTTCTCCGGACATACGGTTCATGTCGGTCAGATCCTCTCTTCCAGATCGGCGAGAATCTCTTCGGCGGGGGTGCCATAGGGCCAGGAGGCGGCAAAGCCTGCCTCGGGGTCGAAAAGGAACAGATGCGACGTGTGGCCCATTGTGTACCCATCCGGCGCTGCGGCCTCTTCGATGCGCTCAAAGAAGATTGGGAATGTTTCAGACGTGGCGGCGATCTGTTCCGGCGTGCCAGTCATCCCGATGATGCCCGCATTGAACAGCGTGACGTATTCTGCGAGCACCATTGGCGTGTCCCGTTCGCGGTCGATAGTTATGAAAATCGGCTGGACCCTGGCGGCATCGTCGCCCAGACCCTCCATCACCGCCACGACCTCAGATAGGGTCGTCGGGCAAACGTCGGGGCAGTTGGTAAAGCCGAAAAACACCAGCATCCAGCGCCCCGCAAAGTCCTCCTCGGTTTGAACCATACCCCGGTGGTCTGTCAGTTCGAGTTCAGCGAAAAAAGGCGGCTCGGCGTCAGTTCGGGCGCTGTCGGCACGATAGTCAGACCAGAGCAAAAGCCATACGAAGGCAAGCGCTGCCACGCCTGCCAAAACCCAAAGAAACTTCTGTGCCGATGTAAGGGACAATCCTGTTCGCCTGTTTTTGATTCTTATTGCATGTGCGGATACATCCTCTAGCCGCTAGAGGTTCAAGCACGAAATCATGGTATAGCTTGAACTCACGCGTCTGTGAATCCGACACTTGTTTATTCCGACGGCAAAACCTACACAAACTGTATCTTTTTCATGGAGGCGAAAATGCTCACGATCGGCACTCTGTCAAAGAAGACTGGCACAAAAGTGCAGACCATCCGGTACTACGAACAGATCGGACTCATGCCCGAACCTGGCAGGACCGAAGGCGGACAGAGGCGCTACGACAATGCACAGCTCGATCGACTGTCCTTCATCCGCCACTCGCGACAACTCGGTTTCTCGCTCGATGCGATCCGCGAGCTGCTCGACCTCAGCGACCATCCCAACCGGCCCTGCCACGAGGCCGATGCCATCGCGCGTCGCCAGCTCAAACAGGTGGAGCAGCGCATGGCGCGCCTGAAGGCGCTGCGCACCGAACTGAAACGCATGGTTCACGAATGCAGCGGCGGGCGGACGGGAGACTGCAAGGTGCTTGAGGTGTTGCGGGACCATTCGGAATGCCTGACCGAGCACGAGGAAATCGGGGCCTGAAGGAATTCAGCCAACATTCCGGCTGGAACGCAAATCAGCCGCGGAAGTTATTGTATCGTACAATACAAGCTGGAACCACAAAATGGCCGCTAGACAAGATTCAAAGGAGAGACGGACGCTTTGGATCGTTCTGGCGCTTAATATCGGTTTGGCCGTGGCCTTTTTCGCAACAGGCGCCTTCGGCGACTCAAGTGCCCTGATCGCCAACGGGCTCGATAACCTCTCCGACAGCTTCGTCTACGCGATCAGCCTTTTCGCTTTATCCCGATCCGACAAATGGAAACGCGGGGCGGCGAACATCGCCGGTGGGCTGCTGATCCTGTTCGCTGCAGGCATCCTCTAAGATGCATGGCGCCGCTACATCGGCGGGTCAGATCCGCTCGGGACGATCATGATCGCCATGGCCCTGATTGCCGCGGCCATCAACGCAGTCTGCGTCTGGCTGCTCGCTAAGCTCAAAGATCCGGACGTCAACATCCGCGCGGCCAACACCTTCAGTTACAACGATTTCGCCGCGAACCTCGGAATAGTCGTGGCTGGCGGCCTCGTCGCCTGGCTAGGAACCAACTGGCCGGACCTCGTTCTCGGCGTGATTGTCGCCGGGATCGCGGCCTGGGGCGGTATCGACATCCTGCGCGACGCACACGGCGAACACCACAAAGCGGTTCACACGGGCAAATAGTTGCGGGAGATTCTTTCTCAAAGAAAGGGTTGAAGCTATAGTGACTATAGCAATTAGATTTGTTCCAAGACGATTCGAGGAGCGACTCCGTTGCAGATGACCGACCCCCTACTTGCACCCACCAAACTACTGGATTTTGAGGCCGCGCCTCTTGCGCATCTAATTGAGGCCCGCGGCTGGCGCGGCTTATCCGAATACGATCGGATCGGAGCAGTTTATGATTTCGTTCGGAATGAAATCGCGTTCGGATACAATCGAGCCGACGACATCCCCGCCTCGGATGTGCTTTCCGACGGCTATGGGCAGTGCAATACCAAAGGGACGCTCTTGATGGCGCTGCTGCGTGGTGTTGGCATTCGTTGCCGGTTGCATGGGTTTACGATCCACAAAGGCTTGCAGCGCGGTGTTGTACCTGAGCTGGTGTATCCGCTTGCTCCGCAAGAAATTCTCCACTCATGGGTGGAGATCGAATATCAAGGTGCCTGGATCAACCTTGAAGGCTTCATCCTGGATGACGCTTTCCTGACAGTCCTGCAAAAGTCTTTCTCGGACACGGACAGTC from Antarctobacter heliothermus encodes the following:
- a CDS encoding disulfide bond formation protein B gives rise to the protein MNRMSGETALGLAWIIALVASLAVLFIGEVLGQTPCVLCWFQRAFMFPLAIVLGLGLWWRDGRVGRYGIALALGGGAIALWHMGLYVGLVPERIQPCTATGPSCTDDNQLVFGIPIPLMALAAFALIGALSALSLKDTRT
- a CDS encoding SCO family protein, coding for MSLTSAQKFLWVLAGVAALAFVWLLLWSDYRADSARTDAEPPFFAELELTDHRGMVQTEEDFAGRWMLVFFGFTNCPDVCPTTLSEVVAVMEGLGDDAARVQPIFITIDRERDTPMVLAEYVTLFNAGIIGMTGTPEQIAATSETFPIFFERIEEAAAPDGYTMGHTSHLFLFDPEAGFAASWPYGTPAEEILADLEERI
- a CDS encoding MerR family transcriptional regulator codes for the protein MLTIGTLSKKTGTKVQTIRYYEQIGLMPEPGRTEGGQRRYDNAQLDRLSFIRHSRQLGFSLDAIRELLDLSDHPNRPCHEADAIARRQLKQVEQRMARLKALRTELKRMVHECSGGRTGDCKVLEVLRDHSECLTEHEEIGA
- a CDS encoding transglutaminase-like domain-containing protein, whose amino-acid sequence is MTDPLLAPTKLLDFEAAPLAHLIEARGWRGLSEYDRIGAVYDFVRNEIAFGYNRADDIPASDVLSDGYGQCNTKGTLLMALLRGVGIRCRLHGFTIHKGLQRGVVPELVYPLAPQEILHSWVEIEYQGAWINLEGFILDDAFLTVLQKSFSDTDSLCGYGAGTDCLGAPPVAWNGEDTYIQKTGIVQDFGVFDTPDAFYLSHEQSFGWLRGALYRHIIRHWMNARVRGFRSDRLKTDRRAPHAHEEPANAT